In the Clostridium gelidum genome, GAGTGAAAAAATGGCAGAGGTATTTACCTTAGCTCATGAACTTGGGCATGCAGGTCACTTTAATCTATGTAATAAAAGTCAAAATATATTTGATGTAAATGTATCTGGATATTTTGTAGAAGCACCATCAACAATTAATGAGCTTCTTATGGCAAATTACCTTTTAAAGAGTAATGAAGATAAAAGGTTTAGAAGATGGGTTTTATCTTCTATGATTGGTCATACTTATTATCATAATTTTGTAACTCATCTTTTAGAAGCAGCTTATCAAAGAGAAGTATACAGAATAATTGACGATGGGGGAAGTGTTCAAGCTTCAACTCTTAGTAAAATAAAGAAAGAAGTACTTGAAAAGTTCTGGGGAGATGACGTAAAAATAATTGATGGAGCAGAATTAACCTGGATGAGACAGCCTCATTATTATATGGGCCTTTATTCTTATACTTATAGTGCGGGACTTACTATAGCAACAGAAGTCAGCAAGAGAATATTAGAAGAAGGTAAGCCAGCTATAGAGGATTGGAGAGCAGTACTTACAGCAGGTTCAACCAAAACACCAGTAGAACTTGCAAAAATGGCTGGAGTAGATATAACTACAGATAAGCCACTTCTTGATACTATTGAGTATATTGGTAATATAATTGATGAAATAGTTAAGCTAACAGAAGAAATTGAAGATTAACTTTATTTAAAGATAATTTTATTAATAAAGAGTTTATTTAGAAAGAATACACCAAAGCAAAGTTAGTAAATCTAAGCCATAAAACCCAGTAGAATCTAAAAAAGTGGATTTTGCTGGGTCTTTTATTCTAATGAAAATAAAGAAGAAAATAGAATAAATACTGATGAAATGGTTAAATTGATAGAAGAAAAAGTAATAGTTGAAGTTATTGTATAAGGATAGACTTAGTGTAGTCTATCTTATTTTTTTAAACTACAGCAATTTTTGTAACATTCTTTTGAGTAAAGTTAGCAGCAGATTTTTTCACTAAAGCTCCGCTAGGAGTGAAGAAAATATTCTTGTGCATTATATTTTAAGAAATGCGTGGTGTTTTTTAATTGCTTAAATATTTAATTTCTATTAGTTTAGATTAAGTGATTTAAAATCAATTTCTAAATTATCATAAATATTGACTTTAATTTTGTCACTAAAAGTATACATTTTAGGAGCACCATAACCATCAAGTGTTAAAGTATATACTAGTATGTTTTCCTCCATGGGATTTACAATCCAATATTCACGAACTTTAAATTCCTCATATAAACTTAATTTTTTTATATAATAATTTCTAGGATTAAAAGGAGATACAACTTCTACAATCATATCAGGTGAACCAGTGCAACCCTTATCAGTTAATTTATTTTTATCACATATAACTGATATGTCGGGTTGAATTATATTTTGGCTATATCGTATATCTTCATTATCTTTTTTTAATATTACATCAAAGGGTGCAGGATAAACTTTGCAAGGACCATCGTTAGATTTAATGTAATTTTTAAGTTCATAAGCAATTTCCATTATTATTTCTTGATGTATTCTACTTGGAGCTGGTGATATTGCTGAAATCCTCCCATCTATTATTTCTACTGGTTCATCATCAGTAAATTTTAAATAATCAGCATAAGTATAGGTTTTATTATCTATTGGATTTATAGCCATTAATATCACATCTCCTTCTTTTAAATTATTCTATGGTATTTTGGAATAAATATAAATTCTCTATTATTATAAAAATAGTATATCACATCAGGGGATAGACTATAAATATTTAAAAAAATTAACTTATAAAATTATCAAACATTTCTAAATTAAAATCTGTTTAGATAGTATGCTAATATGATATACTATACTTATAAACACATTAAAGGGAGTGGTTTAATGAGCCCATTAGCTAAAGAAATAATAGATAAGTTAAATAAAGAAGAAGATATATTGCTTTTAGCAGAAGTATTGGATTTTTATGAATATATAAAACAAAAAAAATATAAAGATTCACAAAAGAAGTGGTCACAAATAGATGAAGATGAACCAACGGAAGATGAGATTAAACTATATCAAGAATATAAAGATATAAAAGAAGAAGCAATTCCTTTAGAAAATATAATAAGAGAGTTAAATTTAAATGAGTAATAATTACAATATAAAATTAACTAAAAAAGCAGAGAAATTTATTAAAAAACAAGATAAAGATACTCAGAAAAGACTCATTAAAGCAATTGTTGAACTTCCAGAAGGCGATATAAAGAAATTAAAGGGCCTGGATGAAATATATAGACTAAGAGTGAGTGACTTTAGGGTTATATTTGAAAAAAATGATAATGAATTAATAGTTGTAGTTATTGATATTGGAAATAGAGGTCAGATTTATAAATAGTTGTTGTAATTTAAAAACAATGTAAGGATAAGAGTTGATAATATAAACTCTTATTTTTTTGTGCTAAAATATAGTCAGAATGTATTTCAGAATATGCACATTTAAAAATCCTAAGCATTTATTCTTTTTCCCAAAATGCGGGCTGAGAGGTATCAACACAAAATCAATGATGATTTT is a window encoding:
- a CDS encoding type II toxin-antitoxin system RelE family toxin, coding for MSNNYNIKLTKKAEKFIKKQDKDTQKRLIKAIVELPEGDIKKLKGLDEIYRLRVSDFRVIFEKNDNELIVVVIDIGNRGQIYK
- a CDS encoding Uma2 family endonuclease — protein: MAINPIDNKTYTYADYLKFTDDEPVEIIDGRISAISPAPSRIHQEIIMEIAYELKNYIKSNDGPCKVYPAPFDVILKKDNEDIRYSQNIIQPDISVICDKNKLTDKGCTGSPDMIVEVVSPFNPRNYYIKKLSLYEEFKVREYWIVNPMEENILVYTLTLDGYGAPKMYTFSDKIKVNIYDNLEIDFKSLNLN